GCTGTCTTTGTGGCGATTTGGGTAATGGTGATTTTAGGGGGTGTCTTCAATGCCTTGACCATTACCCAACCCATTAAGGAATTGGTCTTAGGGGTCAAGAAAATTGCGGCTGGAGACTTTAAGCAACGAATTGATTTGCCCTTTGGGGGGGAATTGGGGGAATTAATTTCTAGTTTTAACGAGATGGCGGAACGCTTAGAGGTCTATGAAGAACACAACATTGAGGAACTGACGGCCCAAAAAGCAAAACTAGAAACCCTGGTCTCAACCATTGCCGATGGCGCAATTCTACTGGATCCCCAAATGCGGATTATTTTGGTGAATCCGGCCGCACAGCGGTTATTTAACTGGGAAGGGATGCCTGTCCTCGGGGGCAATGCTCTTTACTATCTACCAGCAGCCGTCACAGAACGGTTAACTTGTCCCCTATTCCAGGCCGCCAGTGGGGAAAGTGAGGGGGGAGAATTCCGGGTCACACTGCGCGAACCCAATCAGCGCACCCTACGAATTCTATTGGCAACAGTCTTAGATGGTCGCGATACACCCAAGGGGATTGCGATTACGGTGCAGGATATTACCCGTGAGACGGAACTGAATGAGGCTAAAAGTCAATTTATTAGTAATGTCTCCCATGAACTCCGCACTCCCCTGTTTAATATCAAGTCTATTATTGAGACGATTCAGGAGTTTGGGAATAATTTGCCGGTGGAAAGCCAGCAGGAATTTTTGATGACGGCTAATCAGGAGACGGATCGGCTGACGCGCTTGGTCAATGATGTCTTGGATTTAGCCCGTTTGGAATCGGGACGCTCCTATCAGTTTGAGGCCATAGATCTCAGCCAGGCCATTGAACAAACCCTGCGCACCTATCAACTCAATGCCCAGAATAAGGGAATTAGTTTGGTTAAAGAGTCAACACCGGAGCTGCCCCTGATTCGCGGCAACTATGATTTACTCTTGCAAGTATTCACAAACCTTGTGGGTAATGCCCTTAAGTTTACCCCTGAAGGTGGCAAGGTGACGATTCGGGCCTATCATCTGCATCCCCAGGCCGATTTGGCAGCCCAGGCCGTGCGGATTGAAGTGGCAGATACAGGGATGGGCATTGCCCCAGAAGATCAACCGAAGATTTTTGAACGCTTCGTCCGGGTTGAGAACCGGGTACATACCTTAGAAGGGACTGGCCTAGGCCTGTGTATCGTCAATGATATTGTCCAAAAACACGAGTCCCAAATCCATGTGATCAGCGAAGTGGGGGTGGGGAGTACCTTTTGGTTCGATTTACCCGTTCACATCCCAGAAACGTTGGATGTAATGTTAGCTGAAGCTGCTACTGCCAAAGCCTAGATACCGATGCCCCGTTTGCCATTGGGATGAATCGTAAACCAGTTTGTGCGGGCCTGGGCAATTTGATTGGGGGTAATATTTGAGCCAGTTAAATCGGCGTTTTGAAGATTCGCGCCCCGCAAATTAGCATTGGTCAAGCTAGCCTCTCTCAGGTTCGCTCCTTGTAAGTTAGCCCCCTGTAAATCTGCATTCACAAAGTAGGAGGCCCGTAAGTCGCAATCGCGGAGGTTAGCCCCCCCCAAATTGGCTCGCCCAAAGTCCACATTCATCATCACGCAGCCGCGCAAATCCGCTTTTTGCAGAAAGGCCTGGACAAAGCGGGCATCGGATAAATTAGCCTTACGCAAAACCAAATTATCTAACCGAGATTCAGAAAAGTCCCGTTCACCCCGGTTGTAGGCAGCCATGAGAGTTTGCGGGGTTAAACGACTACCGCCGTGGGGATTATTGTCATAACTCACTTGACTGGGGGGAGTTTGGGCGGCTCCACTGGTGCGGGCTGGGACTCGAGTTGAAGGGGGGGCAAAGCGGGAATAGTTAGGTTGTAGGCCAGCGCGGGCTTGCTGAGATCGGGCTGCATTGGCTGCATGACGGGTGGCCGGGGAAACCGTTGTTGGCAGACTTCCCGTCGAGCGAGAGCTAGGATCTGGACGGGAATGGAGCGGCCCCGTTGCCAGGCCTTGGTTGATGTCGCTACCTACAGATGAGGGACTGGAAAACTGCTGTAGATCGAGCCGCTTTTGGACTAACTGCAAATCTTGAAGAACATCCTGAGCGGTTTGATAACGGTGCTTAATGGAAACTTCCGTCATTTTTTCAAGCACGTTCTGCAAGTCATTACTGATGTTGACCCGACTGCGCCAGATAAATTCCCCCGTGGTGTTGTCATAACCCAGATCCTTGGGAGATTTGCCGGTGAGCAGGTAAATACAAGTTACGCCTAGGGCGTAAATATCACTGGCATAGACAGGGCGCATAGCCATTTGTTCCGGCGGTGCATAACCAGGGGTTCCCACCGCAAAGGCCGTAAAGGCTGTGTAGTCCTGGGGATTGGCCATCATGGCCTGGCTGACTTGATCCTTAACCGCCCCAAAGTCAATCAAGATCAATTTGCCATCAATCTCGCGCCGGATGAGGTTGGCGGGTTTAATATCACGATGGATCACTTCGATTTTGTGGAGGTAGTCGAGGATTGGTAATACCTCTAACATCACTTGTCGGACTTGCCCTTCAGACATGGGCCCGTTGCGTTTGACTTCTTGTTGGAGAGTGAGACCACTAACATATTCTTGGACTAGATAAAACTCTGGCTCCAGTTCAAAATAATCCAACAGACGCGGAACTTGGGGATGATTACCCACCTTCCCGAGGGTTGTTGCTTCCCGCTGGAAGAGTTGCCGGGCCATATCTAGGATGTGGGGGGCAGAGGCGGCAGGGCGGAGTTGCTTAATGACACAGTTGGGCTTGCCAGGAAGAACCATATCATCCGCTAAAAAGGTCGTGCCAAATCCTCCCCGACCAAGAATTTTAGTACAGCGATAGCGATTATGAAGAAGAAGGTTTGTTCCACAGGCCTGGCAAAGGGTTGCATCATCAGGGTTAGCTGGATTTGTGCAGGCAGGGTTGTAGCAGTAACTCATAAGCCTGGGAATACAAGTAGTTGAGCAAAATGACGCTGAACTGCCGAGAGCCTAAACCCTGGGGGCGAAACCTGACAGCGATTTCCGTATTTATACGATACTCTCTCTTGAAGAAAGTGACATATCCGTAAAATTACGGAAGTTATGACGGAGTGTTGACTGAGATGCCCCCGCAGTCCAGAGTTTTAGGGATAAGACTTACCTTATTATGGTCTATCAAGGGGTGAGTTCCGGGACTACAATCTGGCGAGGCAGGGTTTAGCTTAATATCATTCTGAAATGAGAATAGTCTGATCCCCCTCAACGGCTGACCGCTCCCCCCAAAGAAGTATAAATTTACGGAAGGGTTTGTTGGCACTATCAGGGTTGCAATGTCTGTATCTTCCTCAAGGCAAGTGCTAGATCGGCAGCAGGTCTTGGCCTGGCTCAAGCACCATGTCCCCGCGCCTCGGCAACAGCACATTTTACGGGTTGAGGAGATGGCTCAGGCCCTAGCCACTCAGCATCACCTCAATCCAGAAACAGCCGCCCAGGCCGGGTTACTCCATGACTTAGCTAAATATTTCCCCCCTGAAAAACTCCTTAAGTTGGCAGAAGCTAGCCGTTTAGAGATCACGGATGTGGATATTGCCGACCCCCATCTTCTCCATGCCGATGTCAGTGCCTTGGTTGCTCAAAAGGAATTTCAGGTGACGGATGCGGAGATTTTAGCAGCGGTGGCGGATCACACCTTAGGACGACCGGGGATGGGGTTGCTCAGTTGTGTAGTTTTTCTGGCGGATAGTTTGGAACCTGGCCGGGGGAATAGCCCAGAACTGGACGCGTTACGGGATCTGGCCAAAACTGACCTCCATCAGGCCGTCTGGAAAACCTGTGATCGTACCCTCGCACATCTGATCACCCATCAACGCCTGATTCATCCCCGGATGATTGCAACCCGAAACTGGGCCTTACAACTCTCCCCAGGCCCCAAGAACAAATCAAAATCTTAACGCTATCCTAGGAATATCATCCCTGTTAAAACTGCCCTTTACCAATAGCCAACTTGACCGAGATTCCCTCACCCCTTGAAGATTTGCGTTTGAATAACTTAGCTACTGCCCCTGCCTATCCCCCGGATCCAGTCCTTGACTTGGCCTATGCGGTGGCCGAAGCGGCGGATGATCGCAAAGCCGTTGACATTCAAATTCTGGCCGTGGGCAATGTCTCTTATTTGGCTGACTACTTTGTGATTGCTTCGGGTCACTCTAAAACCCAAGTGCGGGCCATTGCCCAGGCCATCACCGCTGCCACAGAACTCCACTATCAACGCCTACCAGGCCGCACGGAAGGGTTATCTGACTGTACCTGGATTTTGTTGGACTACGGGGATGTGATTGCCCATATTTTGCTACCGAAAGAGCGGGAATATTACAACCTTGAGGCCTTCTGGGGCCATGCTGAGGTGATTCCCTTTCCCCCTGTCAAAGCGCAGCAAGGCTAAGAGAAAGGTTAGAATCAAGAATACTGTCAAATTTTAGTCAAATTCTAAGAGTGTAGGATCGTCATGGCCAAACGGATGCAGTTGGTGCTGAATGAAAATATTTACAAACTGGGTAAAGTCGGCTCCATTGTCGAAGTTGCTCCCGGATATGCCCGGAATTATTTACTCCCTCGGGGCCTGGCCCAACCCGCCACTCCTGGGGCCCTCAAACAAGTAGCTCGGCTTCAAGAACAAGAGCGGCAACGCTTTGCTGAGTTAAAACTCGTGGCTGTGCAACAAAAAGCGACCTTAGAGACCATTGGCACATTCTCGATTGCGATGCCGGCCGGGGAAAAAGATGCTCTCTTTGGCAGTGTCACCCACCAAGACGTGGCCGCCGCGATTCAAGCCATTGCCCAAGAAACCGTGGATCGGCGGGAAATTACCATGCCCGAAATTCGCAAGCTTGGCAGCTACACCGCAGAAATCAAACTCCACCCGGAAGTCACAGCTACGATTACG
Above is a genomic segment from Pseudocalidococcus azoricus BACA0444 containing:
- the nblS gene encoding two-component system sensor histidine kinase NblS; the protein is MTPPQLDPNQIAKPEIIPSWRDQITRWWSEFKIQTRLLVAVTLIVSVMTSAVTFWAVNSIQQEARLNDTRYGRDLGILLAADVAPLVAQGDYSQVAEFSQEFYNRSSSIRYMLYADSDGEIYYGIPYTAPPVNSALALRRRMQLPPSYAQSKEPLVRQHATPDGTVADVFVPLAYQEKYLGVLAIGINPNPTVVASAALTRNVTVAVFVAIWVMVILGGVFNALTITQPIKELVLGVKKIAAGDFKQRIDLPFGGELGELISSFNEMAERLEVYEEHNIEELTAQKAKLETLVSTIADGAILLDPQMRIILVNPAAQRLFNWEGMPVLGGNALYYLPAAVTERLTCPLFQAASGESEGGEFRVTLREPNQRTLRILLATVLDGRDTPKGIAITVQDITRETELNEAKSQFISNVSHELRTPLFNIKSIIETIQEFGNNLPVESQQEFLMTANQETDRLTRLVNDVLDLARLESGRSYQFEAIDLSQAIEQTLRTYQLNAQNKGISLVKESTPELPLIRGNYDLLLQVFTNLVGNALKFTPEGGKVTIRAYHLHPQADLAAQAVRIEVADTGMGIAPEDQPKIFERFVRVENRVHTLEGTGLGLCIVNDIVQKHESQIHVISEVGVGSTFWFDLPVHIPETLDVMLAEAATAKA
- a CDS encoding serine/threonine-protein kinase; protein product: MSYCYNPACTNPANPDDATLCQACGTNLLLHNRYRCTKILGRGGFGTTFLADDMVLPGKPNCVIKQLRPAASAPHILDMARQLFQREATTLGKVGNHPQVPRLLDYFELEPEFYLVQEYVSGLTLQQEVKRNGPMSEGQVRQVMLEVLPILDYLHKIEVIHRDIKPANLIRREIDGKLILIDFGAVKDQVSQAMMANPQDYTAFTAFAVGTPGYAPPEQMAMRPVYASDIYALGVTCIYLLTGKSPKDLGYDNTTGEFIWRSRVNISNDLQNVLEKMTEVSIKHRYQTAQDVLQDLQLVQKRLDLQQFSSPSSVGSDINQGLATGPLHSRPDPSSRSTGSLPTTVSPATRHAANAARSQQARAGLQPNYSRFAPPSTRVPARTSGAAQTPPSQVSYDNNPHGGSRLTPQTLMAAYNRGERDFSESRLDNLVLRKANLSDARFVQAFLQKADLRGCVMMNVDFGRANLGGANLRDCDLRASYFVNADLQGANLQGANLREASLTNANLRGANLQNADLTGSNITPNQIAQARTNWFTIHPNGKRGIGI
- the yqeK gene encoding bis(5'-nucleosyl)-tetraphosphatase (symmetrical) YqeK is translated as MSVSSSRQVLDRQQVLAWLKHHVPAPRQQHILRVEEMAQALATQHHLNPETAAQAGLLHDLAKYFPPEKLLKLAEASRLEITDVDIADPHLLHADVSALVAQKEFQVTDAEILAAVADHTLGRPGMGLLSCVVFLADSLEPGRGNSPELDALRDLAKTDLHQAVWKTCDRTLAHLITHQRLIHPRMIATRNWALQLSPGPKNKSKS
- the rsfS gene encoding ribosome silencing factor → MRLNNLATAPAYPPDPVLDLAYAVAEAADDRKAVDIQILAVGNVSYLADYFVIASGHSKTQVRAIAQAITAATELHYQRLPGRTEGLSDCTWILLDYGDVIAHILLPKEREYYNLEAFWGHAEVIPFPPVKAQQG
- the rplI gene encoding 50S ribosomal protein L9, giving the protein MAKRMQLVLNENIYKLGKVGSIVEVAPGYARNYLLPRGLAQPATPGALKQVARLQEQERQRFAELKLVAVQQKATLETIGTFSIAMPAGEKDALFGSVTHQDVAAAIQAIAQETVDRREITMPEIRKLGSYTAEIKLHPEVTATITVLVVPE